From a single Rutidosis leptorrhynchoides isolate AG116_Rl617_1_P2 chromosome 5, CSIRO_AGI_Rlap_v1, whole genome shotgun sequence genomic region:
- the LOC139849399 gene encoding uncharacterized protein, with protein MAKKKSNTQSENNNNKSINDAASEKLDSLKSLNAMLLKETVERRQQVDSLTSINESLESALKLCKSDNASLQIDMNLLNERAVKLDIEKGLASKVYADQVSEMKDKIDGLERDMSRILEVKNEKELEIGRLNDRLSLLEGEISEEKFILSRVCEERDEIRAQIDDRIRCENELRFKLAEVEKRETVSLEKLRKIKGDYDDLVKGKMDIERKMEAVVGEKGLIEKRLNVSNGLIEKLRRNIDEIAKENVNIEDERKLQQDNFIDKEMIQRGLQHE; from the exons ATGGCGAAAAAGAAATCAAATACACAATcggaaaacaacaacaacaaatcgATCAATGATGCTGCTTCTGAAAAACTAGACAGTTTGAAATCACTCAACGCAATGTTGCTCAAGGAAACCGTGGAGCGTCGTCAACAGGTAGATTCACTTACTAGTATTAATGAATCTCTTGAATCTGCGCTGAAATTGTGTAAATCCGATAACGCTTCGTTGCAAATTGATATGAATTTGTTGAATGAACGAGCGGTAAAGCTGGATATTGAAAAAGGATTGGCTTCCAAGGTTTATGCAGATCAGGTGAGTGAAATGAAGGACAAAATTGACGGTTTGGAGAGAGATATGAGTCGAATTTTGGAGGTGAAAAATGAGAAGGAGTTAGAGATTGGGCGTTTGAATGATAGGTTGAGTTTACTTGAAGGTGAGATTAGTGAAGAGAAGTTTATTTTGTCTAGGGTTTGTGAGGAGAGAGATGAAATTAGGGCACAGATTGATGATCGGATTCGATGTGAGAATGAATTGAGGTTTAAACTGGCTGAAGTGGAGAAGAGGGAGACAGTGAGTTTGGAGAAATTGAGAAAAATTAAGGGTGATTATGATGATTTAGTCAAGGGGAAAATGGATATTGAGAGGAAAATGGAGGCTGTTGTTGGAGAGAAGGGCTTGATTGAGAAGAGGTTGAATGTATCGAATGGATTGATTGAGAAATTGAGAAGGAATATCGATGAGATAGCTAAAGAGAATGTGAACATAGAAGACGAGAGAAAACTGCAA caagataattTTATTGACAAGGAAATGATACAACGAGGATTACAACATGAGTAA
- the LOC139850511 gene encoding tRNA-splicing endonuclease subunit Sen2-1-like translates to MAPRWKGKGSEATALANPISKSISDLQSSLIRSNCEGILSGCSVLLACNPEQTDLMNQTCFGRPIITVDKDKQWFQLTLEEAFYLCYSLKCIKIVGGDHTIKTDNELWEHMTCNKASFPDFFKAYSHLRVKNWVVRSGCQFGVDFVAYRHHPSLVHSEYGVLVFSEGNENGNDRFRVWSDYQCTLRLCGGVAKTLLILLVSRNGKSVISPLLNCIDDYSVEERIVTRWTPERSRE, encoded by the coding sequence ATGGCACCAAGATGGAAAGGGAAAGGGTCGGAAGCAACAGCACTTGCAAATCCCATTTCAAAGTCTATTTCAGATCTTCAGTCTTCACTAATCAGATCTAACTGTGAAGGAATACTCTCAGGTTGTAGCGTTTTACTTGCATGTAATCCCGAACAAACTGATCTTATGAATCAAACCTGTTTTGGTCGACCGATTATCACAGTAGATAAAGATAAGCAATGGTTTCAGCTAACATTGGAGGAAGCCTTTTATCTATGTTATTCTTTGAAATGTATAAAGATAGTTGGCGGTGATCATACGATAAAAACTGATAACGAGTTATGGGAGCACATGACTTGTAATAAAGCATCTTTCCCTGATTTTTTCAAAGCGTATTCTCATCTACGGGTCAAGAATTGGGTCGTGAGGTCAGGGTGTCAATTTGGTGTTGACTTTGTTGCATATCGTCATCATCCTTCGCTTGTTCACTCCGAATATGGTGTCTTGGTGTTTTCTGAAGGGAATGAGAATGGTAATGATCGGTTTAGAGTTTGGTCCGATTATCAATGCACGCTTCGACTTTGTGGTGGTGTTGCTAAGACATTGTTGATTCTTCTTGTTAGCAGAAATGGAAAAAGTGTGATTTCTCCTTTGCTTAATTGTATAGATGATTATAGCGTTGAAGAGCGTATTGTCACAAGATGGACACCAGAACGCTCCCGAGAGTAA
- the LOC139849398 gene encoding uncharacterized protein, whose protein sequence is MPFPLSLFLQKLVDELKGLVNKLQKGEAQLLKKVADLEKNGVVSSEKEVKLRAEYDILMKEKEEIEGDLGRLTEEKTLITNYLNDALKSLRQQNLTIDQLVKEKTNINDAKSQGEINIVKLQEQLEELKNTIATLEKASTVEGGKIKQLESELSRCKAALDQTTNERNNVQANLDGEKLKGKSLSEKISELEKGAEEMSKKLTKMQKVADKAVAEKKELEKARSGLANEILVVKKSLAKTQKEFDDTKGKLKLSEANTSQILKLLKKTALICNSKEDGKMGNGQETEFGQDIKYHVKEVEAIKKAFKDKEIAMDEMKKQVELLKVCVAKADKAKSFWTMVSSATTLLAAVSLACVARTGN, encoded by the coding sequence ATGCCCTTCCCTTTATCTCTTTTCCTGCAAAAGTTGGTTGATGAGCTCAAAGGATTGGTGAATAAGCTTCAGAAAGGGGAAGCACAATTGCTTAAGAAAGTTGCTGATTTGGAGAAGAATGGTGTGGTGAGTTCGGAAAAGGAGGTCAAATTGAGAGCAGAATATGATATCCTGATGAAAGAAAAAGAAGAGATTGAGGGAGATTTGGGGCGGTTGACTGAAGAAAAGACTTTGATTACAAATTATTTGAATGATGCTTTGAAGAGTTTAAGACAACAGAACCTTACAATCGATCAGTTGGTCAAAGAGAAAACTAATATTAATGATGCCAAGAGTCAAGGTGAAATTAACATTGTTAAGCTCCAAGAACAGTTGGAAGAGCTCAAGAACACAATTGCAACACTTGAAAAGGCGAGCACTGTTGAAGGCGGTAAAATAAAGCAACTAGAGTCTGAACTGAGCCGCTGCAAAGCAGCTTTGGATCAAACAACAAATGAAAGAAACAACGTGCAAGCAAATCTTGATGGTGAAAAGCTCAAAGGGAAAAGTTTGAGTGAAAAGATTTCAGAATTGGAGAAGGGTGCTGAAGAAATGTCAAAGAAATTAACCAAGATGCAAAAAGTTGCTGATAAAGCTGTTGCGGAAAAGAAAGAGTTGGAAAAGGCTCGATCAGGGTTAGCAAATGAGATTCTTGTGGTTAAAAAGTCACTTGCCAAAACACAAAAAGAATTTGATGATACAAAAGGTAAGCTAAAACTTTCTGAAGCTAACACGAGTCAGATCTTGAAACTGTTGAAGAAAACTGCTTTGATTTGTAACTCAAAGGAAGATGGTAAGATGGGTAATGGTCAAGAAACTGAATTTGGGCAAGATATAAAATATCACGTGAAAGAAGTTGAAGCAATCAAGAAAGCGTTCAAGGATAAGGAGATTGCAATGGATGAAATGAAGAAGCAAGTTGAATTACTTAAAGTTTGTGTGGCAAAAGCTGACAAGGCGAAGAGCTTTTGGACAATGGTGTCATCTGCAACCACTCTTTTAGCTGCTGTTTCTTTAGCATGTGTTGCTCGAACAGGCAACTGA